Within the Desulfuromonas thiophila genome, the region AGGAAATGGCAGTTTTTGATTTAGTTCGATTTTTTGCGATTGCATCTTGATCGGCGGGAGAGGAAAGCAAAGAAAGCGAGGTTCGAAATGCAATTTTATGCCCATTCTGGGGAATGCCCGGACAAATCCGATTGGCAGACGTTGGAGGAGCACCTGCAAGAGGTGGCAAGGCTGGCGAAAGAATTCGCCGGAGTGTTCGGTTGCGGTGAGTGGGGAGAAAATGGCGGAGTTCTCCATGATGCCGGCAAGGCCACAACCGATTTTATCAAACGTCTGGAAGGCAGCTCAAAAAAGGTGGATCATTCAACGTTCGGTGCCTGTTTGGCCAAAGACCGTCTTGGACCCTTGGGGCTCCTGTTGGCTTATGCGATTGCCGGGCATCACGGCGGTTTGCCGGACGGCGGCACGCAGCAGACGGAGCTGCACTATCGTCTGAGACATGGCAAAGTTCCCGAAGATGTGTCGTTGCTGCCATCGATCACATTGGCGAAAGTGCTACGCTGGCCGTTGGCAAAACCGGAAGATAAAACCGCTGGTTTCAGTATGGCTTTTTTCACGCGGATGATTTTTTCCTGCCTGGTCGATGCCGATTTCCTCGATACGGAAGCCTTTTGCACGCCGGATAAAGCTGCAGCACGATCCTTTGTTGAGCAGCCGTCTCTTGTCGATCTTCAGGGGAAGTTAAACCAGCATCTGCAAAAACTTACGCAACAGGCCGAACCAACTCCGGTGAATCGGCTGCGCCAATCCATCCTGCGGCAATGCCGGGCCAAGGCCGAGCTTGCTCCGCAGATTTTTTCTCTGACCGTGCCGACCGGCGGCGGAAAAACCCTTTCGTCACTCTCTTTCGCTCTTGATCATGCCGTTGCCAACAAGCTGCAGCGGGTGATCTATGCTATTCCCTTTACCTCGATCATCGAACAGAATGCCAAGGTTTTTCAGGATATTCTCGGGCGTGAATCGGTTCTGGAACATCATTGCAATTACAAAGAAAAAGACGAGTCGGAAGCGGCAGCTTACAACCGGCGGCGCGGATTAGCGACGGAAAACTGGGATGCGCCGGTGGTGGTCACCACCAATGTGCAGTTTTTCGAATCGCTGTTCAGCAACAAACCGTCCCGCTGCCGCAAGCTGCACAATATCGCCGGCAGTGTGATCGTGTTGGACGAAGCGCAGGCGATTCCGACCGATTATCTCGAACCCTGTCTGGCGGCTTTGAAGGAGCTGGCTGAGCGCTACGGCTGCTCGCTGGTGCTCTGTACCGCCACCCAACCCGCTCTGGACGATAAGGCGTTGCGCAATCGTCTGCCGGATATCCATGAAATTATCGAGAATCCCCAACAGCTATATGCTGATTTATGCCGCACCGAAGTCGTGTTTGTCGGCAAGTTGACCGATGAAGAACTGGCTGAGCGTCTGGCAGCGCAGGAGCAGGTGCTGTGCATTGTGTCCACCAAGCCGCAGGCGCGCAAACTGTTCGAGATGCTGCCGGAAAGCGAAGGGAATTTCCACCTCTCCACCAATATGTATCCTGAACATCGTCGCCGGGCATTGGACACGATCCGGTGGCGTCTCAAACAGAACTTGCCTTGCCGGGTGGTCTCCACCTCCTTGGTCGAAGCCGGAGTCGATCTCGATTTTCCTGCGGTTTATCGCGCCATGGCTGGCCTTGACTCCGTTGCCCAGGCGGCTGGCCGTTGCAATCGCGAAGGGAAAATGGAAGGGCTTGGCCGGGTCTATGTTTACGAGCCGGAGCAGCCAGCAAGGATGCCATGGGTCAAGCGCTGCGCCAGCCGCGCCGAAGAAGCGTTACGCAGCCTGCCGGATGTCGACCCGCTTGGTTTGGACATGATGCGGCGCTTTTTTGCCCTGCTTTACGATGTGCAGGAATTGGACAAAAAGCAGATTTTGTCAGCATTCCCGGACCAGAAACAAATTCAACTTGCCCGAGATTTTTATTTCCCTTTCCGTACTGTCGCGGAAAATTTCCGTTTTATCGAGGATGAAACTGTCGGCGTGATTATTCCTCTCGAATCGGAGGCCGAGGAGCTAGTGCGGCAGCTGCGCTACACGGAATTCCCCCGGACCGTTTTACGCAAGCTGCAAACGTACAGCGTTGCCGTGCGTAGCCATGAATTTTTGGCGTTGAACGCGGCGGGAGCGTTGGAGCTGGTGGATGGTCAGTTTCCGGTGCTTAGGAATTTCAAAGCATATCAAGCGGATGTTGGATTGTGTGTTGATGAGGGGGCTGTTTGGGATCCTGAAGATTTAATCAGATAATTTATTCATAAGATAAAGCTAGCTACAGATTTCTTGTTGACTGGCCAATT harbors:
- a CDS encoding CRISPR-associated helicase/endonuclease Cas3 codes for the protein MQFYAHSGECPDKSDWQTLEEHLQEVARLAKEFAGVFGCGEWGENGGVLHDAGKATTDFIKRLEGSSKKVDHSTFGACLAKDRLGPLGLLLAYAIAGHHGGLPDGGTQQTELHYRLRHGKVPEDVSLLPSITLAKVLRWPLAKPEDKTAGFSMAFFTRMIFSCLVDADFLDTEAFCTPDKAAARSFVEQPSLVDLQGKLNQHLQKLTQQAEPTPVNRLRQSILRQCRAKAELAPQIFSLTVPTGGGKTLSSLSFALDHAVANKLQRVIYAIPFTSIIEQNAKVFQDILGRESVLEHHCNYKEKDESEAAAYNRRRGLATENWDAPVVVTTNVQFFESLFSNKPSRCRKLHNIAGSVIVLDEAQAIPTDYLEPCLAALKELAERYGCSLVLCTATQPALDDKALRNRLPDIHEIIENPQQLYADLCRTEVVFVGKLTDEELAERLAAQEQVLCIVSTKPQARKLFEMLPESEGNFHLSTNMYPEHRRRALDTIRWRLKQNLPCRVVSTSLVEAGVDLDFPAVYRAMAGLDSVAQAAGRCNREGKMEGLGRVYVYEPEQPARMPWVKRCASRAEEALRSLPDVDPLGLDMMRRFFALLYDVQELDKKQILSAFPDQKQIQLARDFYFPFRTVAENFRFIEDETVGVIIPLESEAEELVRQLRYTEFPRTVLRKLQTYSVAVRSHEFLALNAAGALELVDGQFPVLRNFKAYQADVGLCVDEGAVWDPEDLIR